From Scatophagus argus isolate fScaArg1 chromosome 10, fScaArg1.pri, whole genome shotgun sequence, a single genomic window includes:
- the LOC124066265 gene encoding proteoglycan 4-like: protein MCSHKNNQLFRQHGSQDDDWYEDDTSEDESGFEDDSYQGKDNRAKEMEVLELLSKKIQSLDEEVEMLQKSIEDLDDERNSDCETWKEEKMALNEVNDQLFKETEEFRLELERKSNLLLSLETEAFQVHKECSSALQENQLLEERCQELNISIRSNIRPKIELKKQVQHLQDCENSIEEIQALESETTIMAQSIKEQRRLIEEICKAEAEQEDELNKWRARVLELERQKLRRSATKPPLEPQPVSQPDRQPHPVCLVETPLEPQPDRPDSVEAETPLEPQPDRPDSVEAETPLEPQPDRLDSVEAETPLEPQPDRPDSVEAETPLEPQPDRPDSVEAETPLEPQPDRPDSVEAETPLEPQPDRPDSVEAETPLEPQPDRPDSVEAETPLEPQPDRLDSVEAETPLEPQPDRLDSVEAETPLEPQPDRPDQQPETCQPTKRRKTWKRLTRLFRRK, encoded by the coding sequence ATGTGCAGCCACAAGAACAACCAGCTGTTCAGGCAGCATGGATCCCAAGATGATGATTGGTATGAAGATGACACCAGCGAGGATGAATCTGGGTTTGAAGATGACTCATACCAAGGAAAGGATAACCGCGCCAAAGAAATGGAAGTCCTTGAGTTACTGAGCAAAAAAATCCAGTCACTGGACGAAGAGGTAGAAATGCTACAGAAAAGCATAGAGGATTTGGATGATGAACGGAACAGTGACTGTGAGACCtggaaggaggagaaaatggcCCTTAATGAAGTGAATGACCAGCTGttcaaagaaacagaagagtTTAGATTAGAGCTGGAGAGGAAGAGTAATCTCTTACTCAGTTTGGAAACTGAAGCCTTTCAAGTTCACAAGGAATGCAGCAGTGCATTACAGGAGAATCAGCTACTAGAAGAAAGGTGCCAggagctgaacatcagcatCAGGTCAAACATCAGGCCAAAGATAGAGCTGAAAAAACAGGTGCAGCACTTACAGGACTGTGAGAACAGTATCGAGGAAATACAGGCTTTGGAATCAGAGACGACAATCATGGCCCAAAGCataaaagagcagaggagattGATTGAAGAGATCTGTAAAGCAGAAGCTGAACAAGAAGATGAGCTAAACAAATGGAGAGCAAGAGTTTTGGAGCTCGAAAGGCAAAAATTAAGACGCTCAGCAACAAAGCCTCCACTGGAGCCTCAACCAGTGTCTCAACCAGACAGACAACCGCATCCAGTCTGTCTGGTAGAGACACCTCTGGAGCCTCAACCGGACAGACCTGATTCAGTTGAGGCAGAGACACCTCTGGAGCCTCAACCGGACAGACCTGATTCAGTTGAGGCAGAGACACCACTGGAGCCTCAACCGGACAGACTTGATTCAGTTGAGGCAGAGACACCACTGGAGCCTCAACCGGACAGACCTGATTCAGTTGAGGCAGAGACACCACTGGAGCCTCAACCGGACAGACCTGATTCAGTTGAGGCAGAGACACCACTGGAGCCTCAACCGGACAGACCTGATTCAGTTGAGGCAGAGACACCACTGGAGCCTCAACCGGACAGACCTGATTCAGTTGAGGCAGAGACACCACTGGAGCCTCAACCGGACAGACCTGATTCAGTTGAGGCAGAGACACCACTGGAGCCTCAACCGGACAGACTTGATTCAGTTGAGGCAGAGACACCACTGGAGCCTCAACCGGACAGACTTGATTCAGTTGAGGCAGAGACACCACTGGAGCCTCAACCGGACAGACCTGATCAGCAGCCTGAGACATGCCAGCCAACGAAACGACGGAAAACATGGAAAAGATTGACTCGTCTGTTCAGAAGAAAGTAA